The DNA region GCGAGCGACAGCACGTTGTTGATCACCGTCGGCTTGCCGAACAGGCCCTTATGCGCCGGCAGCGGCGGTTTGGCGCGCACCTGGCCGCGCTTGCCTTCGAGGCTGTCGAGCAGCGCCGTCTCCTCGCCGCAGACATAGGCGCCGGCGCCCATTCGCACCTCGAGGTCGAAGGCGTACGCCGTGCCGCACACGCTCGGTCCCAGCATGCCCATGCGGCGCGCGGTGCGGATCGCGTCGTTCATGACGGCGATCGCGTGCGGGTATTCGGAGCGGATGTAGATGTAACCCTTGGTGGCCCCGACGGCGATGCCGGCGATGGTCATGCCTTCGACCAGGACGAAGGGATCCCCTTCCATCAGCATGCGGTCGGCGAAGGTGCCGGAGTCGCCCTCGTCGGCGTTGCAGACGATGTATTTCTGCTCGGCTTTCGCCTCGGCGACCGTCTTCCATTTGATGCCGGTCGGGAAGCCCGCGCCGCCGCGGCCGCGTAGCCCGGACTGCGTGACCTCGTTGATGATGTTCGCCGGATCGGCCAACGCGCGATCGAGACCGCGATAGCCGCCATGCGCGCGGTAGTCTTCAAGTGAGCGCGGATCGACGACGCCGCAACGGGCGAAGGTCAGGCGCGTTTGTTTCTTCAGCCAGGGAATGTCGTCGGTCGGACCGAGGCAAAGCGCATGCGGACCCGCGTCGGCGGCAATGGCAGCAAACACCGATTCCACATCACCGGGCTCGACCGGACCATAAGCGATGCGCCCGCGCGCGGTTTCGACCTCGACCAGCGGCTCGAGCCAATGCATGCCGCGCGAGCCGTTGCGGATGAGCTTGATATCGACTTTACGATTGAAGGCGGCCGCCTCGAGCGACATCGCGACTTCGTCGGCGCCGCACGCCACGGCGGCGGCATCGCCCGGCACATAGATGCGCAAGGTCATCGCGCGACCTCCGCCAAGAGTTTGTCGAGCTTCTTGTCGTTGAGGCGACCGACCAGCCGGCCGTTAATCATGGCCGACGGCGCCGTGGCGCAGAGTCCGAGGCAGTAGACCGCTTCCACCGTGACGCGACCGTCGCCAGTCGTTTCGCCGAGCTTGACGCCGAGCTTCTGCTCCGCGTGCGCCGCCAGGGCATCGCCGCCGCAGGACTGGCACGCCTCGGCACGGCACAGCTTGAGCACATGGCGACCGGCCGGCTCATGCCGGAAATCATGATAAAAGGTGACGACGCCATGCACCTCGGCGCGCGAGATATTGAGCGCTTGCGCGATCATCGGCTCGGCCGCTTCGGGGATATAGCCGAACGCCTCCTGCAGATCGTGCAGGATCGGCAACAAGGAGCCTTCCTGGCCCGCGTGCCCGGCAATCACCTCCGTGACGACGTCGGCATTCCACCCTTGATGCTTGTTCATTGACGACCTTGCCATATGCAATCGGCGTCAATAAGCGCGCACCGTTTGATGGGATCAAGGACGTAACTCAAATGCCTTCATTGGAATAATCAATGAAAGCGATAGCCCAAGGCTATGCCAGGCCTTGAGTGGGCCGTCTTGCATAAGCAGTGCGGCTGCGCGAATGCGCGTTAATTGGTCCGATAACGGTTCGCCATCTCGACCAGCCGGCGCACCGCATCCGTGGCCGCCGCGTGGTCTTGCGAGAAATTCAAGCGGACGCTGTGCGGGTGCGGGCCGAACTCGGTGCCGGGCGTGACGATGACGTTGGCCTGATGCCGCAGCAGCTTGACGAAGTCATGCAGATCGACCGCCAGCGGCGGTAGCTTCGGAAACACATAACTGCCGGCCTGCGACGTGCGGCAAGCGAAGCCGCCCTCGCTGAAGATCGTCATCAGGTCGTCGCGAATGGCTTGATGCAGCCGGATCCGCTCGTCCATCCAGCCGGCCGGCTCACTGAACCAGCACCGCAAGACGGCCTGATTATAACCGGGCGCGCGCAGCGTCACGATCGCCTGCAGCTTTTCCATCCGCGCGATGACGCGCGGCGAACCGAACGCCACGCCGAGCCGGTAACCGCTCAGCGACTCCGTCTTTGACGGACCCATGATGGTGACGACCTGATCGTCGGGCAGACCGGCGGCCCGCATATGCGTGTAGGACTCACCTTCATAGCGCAGACGGGAATAGAGCTGGTCGGCGATGATCGTTACGCCGAACTCCTTCGCCAGCGCGGCGATCTGCTTGATCTCGCGTTCGGAGTAGACGGCGCCGGTCGGATTGTTCGGATTCGAGAACAGGAAAACCTTGGCACCGGCCTCGAAGGCGGCGCGAAGCTGTGCGAGATCGAGGCCCGCATCCGCCTGCGAAGCCATGTAGTCCATCGCAACCGGCATGACCTGTCCGCCGAAGAACTGGACCAGCTTTCGATTGGCGAAATAATCCGGCTGAACGATCGCAACCTTGTCGCCCTGGTTCACGACCGCCGCGACGGCGAGGAACAGCGCGCCTTGCGTGCCCGGCGTGAGAATTGTGCCGTCCTCGGCGTTGACCGGCACACCGGTGAAGCGCGCAAGCTTGTCGGCAAGTTCGGCGCGAATGTCGGCCGATCCTCTGTATTCGGTATAGGCTTGGCGCCCGCCGGCCGAAACGGCCTCCGAAAACAGCTCGAACGATCCCGGCGTCGGCGTGAACGCATCGACATCGCCATGCGAAAAATCGACGAGCCGGCCGGGGATCACATCTCCGCGCATGAGGCCGCGAATATTGCCCTCACCTTGCCGCACCTCCTGACCGGGAGCGAAATCGGTAGCGAGAGCGTCAAACCTGTCATTCGTCGACATAGCGGCCTGCACGGTTGGAATATTTGTTGGGCGCCAGAACTTCGTCACTCCAACGTGCCGAAGCATGTGCCCAATCACCCGTGCCGCGTCAATATTGGCCGCGAAGCGGGCCCGTCGCCCGCTTCCCGATCATGCTTCGCAGGGCTGCGAACTAAGCGCGCCTTAATGCCCCGCCTTGCTCTCGCGCGCGTATTGGACGAGTGCGAGGAAGCGATAGAGGCCATGCACGAACTTGCCGTAGGGCAAGGTCAGGAACAGCGCGAAGACGACGCCGAGGTGGATGGCGAGCACAATGCCCATTGCCGGTGTTGCGCGCAGCAGCAGCAGCGCGAGCCCGGTGACGCTGGTCAGCAGCAGCATGACGATGAAGGCCACGTCCATGCCGAAGCGGTTCTCGTCGAGCAGCTCCGGCGCGCGCTTGAACTTCGCCGCCAGCAATCCGATCGGGCCGACGACGAGGCCGATGCCGCCCAGCGTGCCGAGCACCACCGGCAGATCCCACCACGCATACGGCGCCTCGCGCCCGAGCAGATAGTGATAGAGCGTCGCCACCGACGTCGAGGCAAAGCAAAGCAGGAAGCCGTAGAACGTCGCGTGGTGATAATGCTTGCGCCGGTCCGTCGGGGCTTCGGCGTCGTCGTTCATGCAGCCGGCCTTGCCGCCGTCGAGATAGCGCAGGCGCCCGGCATCCTTCGCCGCCTGGAAGAAGGCCGCGAGGCCGCCAGCCGGTGTGTTGCCGGCGATGTCGCGCCAGAAGGCGCGCATCGACAAGGTCAGCGCCAGCACCGCATAGACGAACACGGCCCCGAACAAGGCCGCCATCGCATTGTGCGGCATCAACTTATAGAACGCGCCGGGCCCGGCATGCGTGCCGAACAGCACATCCGGATCGCGATAGGCGACAAAGCCGAGCACGAACAGCGCCACGCTCAAGGCCGCGATCAGGCTGATCGCCAGGCCGTTGCGCGCGAACAGGCCGGACAGCGCGCCCGGCCAGGCATAAGCGCGGTACGAGTCGCCGCGCACCTGCGCCAAGGTCTTCGGCACGTTGACGGCGAACTCGTGCGGCGGCGAGAACTGGCAATCCGAATAGCAGGCGCCGCAGCTGTGGCAGAGATTGG from Pseudolabrys taiwanensis includes:
- a CDS encoding formate dehydrogenase beta subunit, yielding MTLRIYVPGDAAAVACGADEVAMSLEAAAFNRKVDIKLIRNGSRGMHWLEPLVEVETARGRIAYGPVEPGDVESVFAAIAADAGPHALCLGPTDDIPWLKKQTRLTFARCGVVDPRSLEDYRAHGGYRGLDRALADPANIINEVTQSGLRGRGGAGFPTGIKWKTVAEAKAEQKYIVCNADEGDSGTFADRMLMEGDPFVLVEGMTIAGIAVGATKGYIYIRSEYPHAIAVMNDAIRTARRMGMLGPSVCGTAYAFDLEVRMGAGAYVCGEETALLDSLEGKRGQVRAKPPLPAHKGLFGKPTVINNVLSLATVPIIMDKGAEFYKNFGTGRSRGTMPIQLAGNIKHGGLFETAFGITLGELVDDIGGGTLSGRPVRAVQVGGPLGAYFPRALFDAPFDYEAFAARDGLIGHGGVVVFDDTVDMAKQARFAMEFCAVESCGKCTPCRIGSTRGVETVDRIMQGIEVTKNLEVLEDLCNTMKFGSLCALGGFTPYPVMSALTHFPEDFGRAPRLQAAE
- a CDS encoding formate dehydrogenase subunit gamma — protein: MNKHQGWNADVVTEVIAGHAGQEGSLLPILHDLQEAFGYIPEAAEPMIAQALNISRAEVHGVVTFYHDFRHEPAGRHVLKLCRAEACQSCGGDALAAHAEQKLGVKLGETTGDGRVTVEAVYCLGLCATAPSAMINGRLVGRLNDKKLDKLLAEVAR
- a CDS encoding pyridoxal phosphate-dependent aminotransferase, with the translated sequence MSTNDRFDALATDFAPGQEVRQGEGNIRGLMRGDVIPGRLVDFSHGDVDAFTPTPGSFELFSEAVSAGGRQAYTEYRGSADIRAELADKLARFTGVPVNAEDGTILTPGTQGALFLAVAAVVNQGDKVAIVQPDYFANRKLVQFFGGQVMPVAMDYMASQADAGLDLAQLRAAFEAGAKVFLFSNPNNPTGAVYSEREIKQIAALAKEFGVTIIADQLYSRLRYEGESYTHMRAAGLPDDQVVTIMGPSKTESLSGYRLGVAFGSPRVIARMEKLQAIVTLRAPGYNQAVLRCWFSEPAGWMDERIRLHQAIRDDLMTIFSEGGFACRTSQAGSYVFPKLPPLAVDLHDFVKLLRHQANVIVTPGTEFGPHPHSVRLNFSQDHAAATDAVRRLVEMANRYRTN
- the tcuB gene encoding tricarballylate utilization 4Fe-4S protein TcuB codes for the protein MRAIDMHTTTTHPTEALREADRLMVVCNSCRYCEGLCAVFPAMERRRLFNDGDLNYLANLCHSCGACYSDCQFSPPHEFAVNVPKTLAQVRGDSYRAYAWPGALSGLFARNGLAISLIAALSVALFVLGFVAYRDPDVLFGTHAGPGAFYKLMPHNAMAALFGAVFVYAVLALTLSMRAFWRDIAGNTPAGGLAAFFQAAKDAGRLRYLDGGKAGCMNDDAEAPTDRRKHYHHATFYGFLLCFASTSVATLYHYLLGREAPYAWWDLPVVLGTLGGIGLVVGPIGLLAAKFKRAPELLDENRFGMDVAFIVMLLLTSVTGLALLLLRATPAMGIVLAIHLGVVFALFLTLPYGKFVHGLYRFLALVQYARESKAGH